Genomic window (Thomasclavelia spiroformis DSM 1552):
TTAAGTTAATTGGAACTGATTGTACAGGAATTGAAAGAGCTGAAAATCGTGATGTTTTTGAAAAATTACTTGATAAATTAAATATTCCTCAAGCTAAAGGAAAGGCTGTTACTAATGTTTTTGATGGTTTAGAGGTTGCTAGTGAAATTGGATATCCAGTTTTAGTAAGACCAAGTTTTGTACTTGGTGGAAGAGCAATGCAAATTATCAATAACGATGAACAGTTAAAACATTATTTAAAAACTGCAGTAGAAATCGATGAAGATAAACCGGTTTTAGTTGATAAATATATTAGAGGTAAAGAAGTTGAAGTTGATGCTATTTGTGATGGTAAAGATGTATTTATTCCTGGAATAATGGAATTAGTTGAAAGAACTGGGATTCATTCTGGAGATTCAATTAGTGTTTATCCAACTTTTAGTATTAGTGAAAAGGTAAAAAATACGATTAAAGAGTATACGACTAAGCTAGGATTAGGAATTGGTATTATTGGTTTGTTTAATATCCAATTTATCGTTGATAAGGATGAAAATGTGTATATTATCGAAGTAAATCCTAGATCATCAAGAACAGTGCCATTTTTATCAAAAGTTACAAAATATAGCTTAGCTGATATTGCTACATATGTTATTTTAGGTAAAAGTTTAAAAGAACAAGGTATTATCGAAATGTCGCCTGAACACGCTAAAAAGTATTATGTAAAAGTACCAACATTCTCATTTTCTAAATTAAGTGGAATGGATACTTACCTATCACCAGAAATGAAATCTACTGGTGAAGCAATTGGTTATGATAAAAAACTACACCGTGCAATGTATAAAGCCTTAATCGCTTCAGGAATGTCAGTAGCCAATTATGGAACAATTTTTGTTACAATTGCTAATGAAGATAAAGAAGAAGCATTACCACTGATTAAAAGATTCTATGATATGGGATTTAATATTGAAGCCACTGTCGGTACGGCTAATTTCTTAAAAGAAAAAGGAATAAAAACAAGAATTAGAAAGAAAATTAGTGAAGGTAGTAATGAGATCCTAGAATCAATTCGTGCTGGTTATGTAAGTTATGTAATTAATACTCGTTCAACGATGTCATCACCTTCATCAAATAGCGATGGGGTAATTATTAGACAATGTGCTATTCAAAATGGAGTAACGGTGTTAACATCCTTAGATACTGTAAAAGTAATTTTAGATGTTTTGGAAGAGACAACGATTAGTATTTCTAAAATAAATGATTAGAGAAACTTTTAGTTTCTCTTTTTGTGTTATTAGAAAAATAATTTATATGTAATATAAATATTTTAAAGTAAATTTTATAATTTTTTACTAAAAATATAAAATTAGTAATGAATGAAAACTTGACAATTATTTATATTCAAGGTATGATGTTTTCTGCTTAAAACAATATAACTAAAACCCTATGGGGTGTGGATTTTTCAAATTTAATTATATTTTCGCCACACAGTTTCCTATTTAGGAATGTGTGGTATTTTTATTTTATGGGAGGTTATTATGGATCAAATTTTAATGAAAGAAAAATCAATCTGGCGTCTTGTTTTTATTATGTCAGTTCCTAATGTTTTATCAATGCTTGTAAATTCATTGTATAATATTGTTGATAGTTTTTTTGTAGCCCAAATAAGTGAAAATGCAATGACGGCGTTATCGTTTGTTTTTCCAATCCAAAATCTTGTTACGTCGATTGGCGTTGGTTTTGGAGTCGGAATTAATGCAGTTATTGCTTTAAGTTTAGGAGCAAAAAAACTAAAAATGGCTGATTGTGCAACTTCATTAGGGATATTTTTAAGCTTTTTACATGGCTTGATTCTTACAGCTATATGTATTTTAATCATGCCGTGGTTTTTAAGTTTATTTACAGATAATCAAGAAATTATTTCAATGGGAATTGAATATTCTAATATGGCATTTTTATTTGCTGTTTCTGTTAATGTTGGAATTGCTTTAGAAAAAGTTTTTCAAGCCTTAGGAAAGATGAAGACAACAATGGTTGTGTTGATTGCTGGTTGTATTACTAATATTATTTTAGATCCAATTCTTATTTTTGGATTAGGTCCTATTCCTGCTATGGGGATAGCTGGAGCGGCTTTAGCAACCGGAATTGGTCAAAGTTTAGTTGCATTTTTATATGCTTATATTTATATTAGAAATCCTTTATCAGTTAAAATAAAAACAAAACTAATTAAACCTGAAAGAAAATTAATTAAAAAATTATACTATATTGGGATTCCAGCAACTTTAAATATGGCTTTTCCTTCATTATTAATATCAGCTTTAAATGGGATTTTAGCTACATATTCACAAATTTATGTAACGATTTTAGGAATTTATTATAAATTACAGACATTTGTATATCTTCCTGCAAATGGAATTATCCAAGGAATTCGTCCATTAATTAGTTTTAATTATGGAGCAAAAGAATATCACCGGATGAAAAAGATTTATCGTACGGCTTTAGGTTTTTCTCTTGCAATTATGTTTTTAGGAACAATTCTTTGTTTCCTTGTTCCAGAACAGTTGATGAGTCTTTTTACAAAAAATCAAGAAACAATTAATTATGGAATTGAAGCTTTACAAATTATCAGTATTGGTTTTATGGTTTCCACAGTTTCAATTACAACTTGTGGAGCATTAGAAGCTTTAGGGGAAGGTTTAGCATCGCTTATTATTTCAGCTCTTAGATATATAGTTATTATCATTCCAATTGCATTTTGTTTAAGTAAGTGGTTAGGAGCTAAAGGCGTATGGCATGCTTTTTGGATTAGTGAAGTAGTTGTATGCGGTATTTCTTATTTGCTGTATCGAAAGTTTTTTGCTGTTAAAAATAGAGAAATTGGTCAAGTGATATAAAAGATAGAAATCTGATTAGATTTCTATTTTTTTATAAACAGTATATAACAGTTGACAACAGTTTTATACTGTTATATACTGTTTATAGATAGGAGGAAGACAATGAAAATAATTATAAATAATTCATCAATGACACCGATTTATGAACAAATAGTTGATCAAATCAAAGCAATGATCATAAACGGTGAATTGGTTGCAAATACAGTTCTGCCTTCAGTACGTTCTTTATCTAAAGAACTAAAAATAAGTGCGCTGACAGTAAAAAAAGCGTATGATCAACTTGAACAAACAGGTTTTACTATAACTGTTCATGGTAAAGGAACTTATGTTAATGCCTCAAATAAAAATTTAATTATTGAAGAACAAAGAAAAGAAGTTGAACAAGAAATAGAAATGGCAATTCAAAAAGGTAAACGTTGTGGTTTAAGTGATGAAGAAATTAGAGCGTTATTTGAATTGATGATGGAGGAATAGATATGTTAAAAATTGATAATCTAAAAAAACGATATGATTCATTTGAACTTGATTGTTCTTTACAAGTAAAACCAGGTTATATTACTGGCTTAATTGGTCAAAATGGTGCTGGAAAAAGTACAACTTTTAAAGCAATTCTCGGTTTAATTAATTTTGATAGTGGCAAAATTACAATTTTTAATAAAGATATTAAAGAGATTACAATTTTAGATAAACAAAAATTAGGAGTTGTATTATCTGATTCAGGGTTTAGTGGTTATTTAAGAATTATTGATATAATTCCTGTTTTATCAAATTTATATAATAAATTTGATAAAGAATTTTTTATAGAGCAGTGTCATCGCTTAGCTTTACCGATGAATAAACAAATTAAAGGATTTTCTACAGGAATGAAAGCTAAATTAAAAATTTTAGTAGCAATTAGTCATGATACAGAGCTTTTGATTCTTGATGAACCAACATCAGGATTAGATGTTATGGCTAGAAATGAAGTGTTAGAAACGCTAAGAGAGTATATGGAAAAAGATGATAAGCGCGCAATTTTGATTAGTTCACATATTTCAAGTGATTTAGAAAATCTTTGTGATGATTTATATATGATTGATAATGGGAAAATAATTTTTCATGAAGATAGTGATGTTTTATTAAGCGATTATGCTTTATTGAAAGTTGATGACAAGCAATTTAATCAATTAGATAAACAATATATTTTAAGATATAAAAAAGAAAATTTTGGTTATTCATGTTTAACGAATCAAAGACAGTTTTATATGGAAAATTATCCAAATATTGTAATTGAAAAAGGCAATATTGATGAATTGATTCCTATAATGATTAGAGGTGTAGAAAAATGAAGGGTTTAATAATAAAAGATTTTAAATTATTAATGATGCAAAAGAGTTTTTTTATAACTTTAACAATTGTTGCAATATTTTTTGGGATAACAACAGATAGTATATTTGTAATCGGTTTTTTAACAATGATTTGTTCGATGTTTGCTTTAAGTACTATTAGTTATGATGAATTTGATAATGGCAATGCATTTTTATTTTCACTACCGATTACAAGAAAAGGTTATGTTATTGAAAAGTATATTTTTGCAATTATGCTTGGTGTTATATCACTTATTTTATCAACAATAATTGCATGTATATTGACGTTATTTTTAAATAGTACAGTTACAAATGATTTGTTTTTGATAGCATTGATTTATATCCCAATTGTTTTAATATTACAATCATTAATGCTACCTTTGCAAATAAAATTTGGTAGTGAAAAAAGCAGAGTTGCAATGTTTATAGTTTTTGCAATAATATTTATTATTGGTTATGGATTTAATGAACTAATTAGAATATTAAACATTGATTTTACACCAGTTATTAATACATTATTAACGATGAATATCAGTATGATTTTAGTGATTGTTATGCTACTATCTTTAATAATAATGTTTATATCATGTAAGATTAGTATGAAAATAATAAAAAATAAAGAGTTTTAAAATCAGGTTAACAACCTGATTTTATTATTTTAGATTATGAGACTTTTATAAGGTATTATGTTAAAATAATTATAAAATTTAAAGATATAAAAATTTTTAAATAAATGGAGTGGATAATATGAAAAAAATAATTACTGTATTAATAGCTATGTTGTTTTTATTTGCAGGATGTCAAAAGCAAGAAGAAAAGAGTGTTGATTTTTGGATGGCAATAGTTGATGCGATTAAGGATCAATTAGAAGATAATTGGTATCAAAATGATGATTTTTCTATTGCTGTTGAAGATTTAAAAAATGCAAAAGATGCTGATCATCCTTCTTTGACAATAAGAAAAGAAATTAAAGAAGAAGAAACTATTAAAAATGTAATGTTTTCATTACAAAATGAAGATGAAAAATCTCTTGAATATATTTATGAAATAACTGAATCTGGAGGTAAGAGTCAAACTTTAAAGATTAAAGCAGAAAATGAAAATTATAATGAATATACATTAGATTATGAAAATTATGATTCCAAGGCAAATGGGAAATTATCAATTGGTGAAGATAATCAAATTACATATGATAATATACCTTTGTTAAAAGAAACATTATTGATGTCTTTACAATTACTAAATGAGTTTCAAGCAGAATTTGACATCAATTTACAAGATTACAATTTTGTCAATCTTCCACAATTAACAAACGATCTAGAAATACCGCCACTTAATCAAGTTAGCCAAGAAACATCATTAACAATTGATTATTATTCATCACCTCATGCAAATGCTAGAGGATATATGTTGAGTGATTTTGTAAAGGTTAGTAAAGATTTTACGGCTATTGAATTTGGTGTTTATAATCTTGATCGTGAAGATTATGATTTAAAAAATGAAGCTACATTAAAAAAACGTAGTCTTGATAATTGCTATGATATAGTTCAAAAAGGTGATCCAGATGTTAATTATGCAATTTATTTTGATGGAAGCAAGGCATATATGTATGATCA
Coding sequences:
- a CDS encoding MATE family efflux transporter, producing the protein MDQILMKEKSIWRLVFIMSVPNVLSMLVNSLYNIVDSFFVAQISENAMTALSFVFPIQNLVTSIGVGFGVGINAVIALSLGAKKLKMADCATSLGIFLSFLHGLILTAICILIMPWFLSLFTDNQEIISMGIEYSNMAFLFAVSVNVGIALEKVFQALGKMKTTMVVLIAGCITNIILDPILIFGLGPIPAMGIAGAALATGIGQSLVAFLYAYIYIRNPLSVKIKTKLIKPERKLIKKLYYIGIPATLNMAFPSLLISALNGILATYSQIYVTILGIYYKLQTFVYLPANGIIQGIRPLISFNYGAKEYHRMKKIYRTALGFSLAIMFLGTILCFLVPEQLMSLFTKNQETINYGIEALQIISIGFMVSTVSITTCGALEALGEGLASLIISALRYIVIIIPIAFCLSKWLGAKGVWHAFWISEVVVCGISYLLYRKFFAVKNREIGQVI
- a CDS encoding ABC-2 transporter permease; amino-acid sequence: MKGLIIKDFKLLMMQKSFFITLTIVAIFFGITTDSIFVIGFLTMICSMFALSTISYDEFDNGNAFLFSLPITRKGYVIEKYIFAIMLGVISLILSTIIACILTLFLNSTVTNDLFLIALIYIPIVLILQSLMLPLQIKFGSEKSRVAMFIVFAIIFIIGYGFNELIRILNIDFTPVINTLLTMNISMILVIVMLLSLIIMFISCKISMKIIKNKEF
- a CDS encoding ABC transporter ATP-binding protein codes for the protein MLKIDNLKKRYDSFELDCSLQVKPGYITGLIGQNGAGKSTTFKAILGLINFDSGKITIFNKDIKEITILDKQKLGVVLSDSGFSGYLRIIDIIPVLSNLYNKFDKEFFIEQCHRLALPMNKQIKGFSTGMKAKLKILVAISHDTELLILDEPTSGLDVMARNEVLETLREYMEKDDKRAILISSHISSDLENLCDDLYMIDNGKIIFHEDSDVLLSDYALLKVDDKQFNQLDKQYILRYKKENFGYSCLTNQRQFYMENYPNIVIEKGNIDELIPIMIRGVEK
- a CDS encoding GntR family transcriptional regulator, which gives rise to MKIIINNSSMTPIYEQIVDQIKAMIINGELVANTVLPSVRSLSKELKISALTVKKAYDQLEQTGFTITVHGKGTYVNASNKNLIIEEQRKEVEQEIEMAIQKGKRCGLSDEEIRALFELMMEE